In Aedes albopictus strain Foshan chromosome 3, AalbF5, whole genome shotgun sequence, the following are encoded in one genomic region:
- the LOC109412337 gene encoding uncharacterized protein LOC109412337 — MGMVLADPLFLFDDMFRQQRALMRIWARSQQHTAEALMGGVSGGGGDKGGHHSSDSEHRGKFHHGRHHGKKHHKKSKKGRRHHKFMRLHNVLARLHRRGQTRRMQRLRDWGKWFG; from the coding sequence ATGGGAATGGTTTTGGCGGATCCGTTGTTCCTGTTCGATGACATGTTTCGGCAGCAACGAGCTCTGATGAGGATTTGGGCCAGATCCCAGCAGCACACGGCAGAAGCTTTAATGGGAGGAGTCAGTGGAGGCGGAGGCGACAAAGGAGGACATCATTCGAGCGACTCGGAACATCGTGGCAAATTCCATCACGGAAGGCACCACGGCAAAAAGCATCACAAGAAAAGCAAAAAGGGTCGTCGTCACCACAAGTTTATGCGGCTGCACAATGTTCTGGCGCGACTGCATCGGCGAGGACAAACCCGGCGGATGCAGCGACTGCGGGATTGGGGCAAGTGGTTCGGATAA